In Kwoniella dendrophila CBS 6074 chromosome 7, complete sequence, the following proteins share a genomic window:
- a CDS encoding arginase codes for MTFLSRASAPLRSSLKASPISRIAAIRSNHIYSKPSAEKGDSLEPQYKYKFLKGNPTVGIVGCPFSGGQGRTGVDLAPNKLIQAGLVEQLTNLGWEVNYNSQEKYIDIPYNPIPPSSSTNQSAKVGNISQDDTKTIQRLPDEDIGKMKKPRLVSSVNKLVSKEVEDIAKKGWLPLTLGGDHSLAMGTVSGTKAKYPDACLIWVDAHADINTPNSTDSGNLHGCPVSFLLGLEGTDVAPFNEWLKPCLKPQEIVYIGLRDVDGPEKEILKKHGIKAFSMHHVDKYGIGKVVEMALDHVNPDRSKPIHLSYDVDALDPIVAPSTGTPVRGGLSFREGHYITEALAETGCLVSVDIMEVNPSLLDPNSVEKTVAAGLSLARASLGETLL; via the exons ATGACATTCCTTTCTCGAGCATCCGCGCCGCTTAGATCTTCCTTGAAAGCATCACCAATAAGTAGGATAGCTGCCATAAGGTCAAAccatatatattcaaaaccatcagctgaaaaaggtgatagTTTAGAACCtcaatataaatataaattttTAAAAGGTAATCCTACTGTGGGA ATTGTAGGATGTCCATTCAG TGGAGGTCAAGGTAGAACAGGAGTAGATTTAGCTCCTAACAAATTGATACAAGCTGGATTAGTTGAACAATTAACAAATTTAGGCTGGGAAGTAAATTACAATTCACAAGAaaaatatattgatattccttACAACCcaataccaccttcatcatcaacaaatcaatctGCAAAAGTTGGAAATATAAGTCAAGATGATACAAAAACAATTCAAAgattacctgatgaagatataggtAAAATGAAAAAACCAAGATTAGTTTCTTCAGTAAATAAATTAGTAtcaaaagaagttgaagatattgCTAAAAAAGGTTGGTTACCTTTAACTTTGGGTGGTGATCATAGTTTA GCAATGGGAACTGTATCAGGTACAAAAGCAAAATATCCAGATGCATGCCTTATTTGG GTCGACGCACATGCAGATATCaatacacctaattcaactgattcaggtaatctCCACGGTTGTCCTGTATCTTTCTTACTTGGTTTAGAGGGCACAGATGTTGCTCCGTTCAATGAATGGTTAAAACCTTGTTTAAAACCTCAAGAAAT CGTTTATATCGGTCTAAGAGATGTTGATGGTccagaaaaagaaatactCAAGAAACATGGTATCAAAGCTTTCTCAATGCATCATGTGGATAAATATGGTATTGGAAAAGTAGTTGAAATGGCTTTAGATCACGTTAACCCAGATAGATCAAAACCTATTCATCTGAGTTACGATGTCGATGCTTTAGATCCTATTGTTGCTCCTA GTACCGGTACACCCGTTAGAGGAGGGTTATCTTTCAGAGAAG GCCATTACATCactgaagctttagctgaaactGGATGCTTGGTTTCCGTTGATATTATG GAGGTCAACccatctcttcttgatcctAACTCAGTAGAAAAGACTGTAGCAGCAGGACTTTCTTTGGCACGAGCATCGTTGGGAGAAACATTGTTATGA
- a CDS encoding uridine kinase — MSGHNADHLHPSSRPKLQTRKSSRSKNMVMASHGRAPWYGPDGKNVEAYVIGIAGGSASGKTSVARAILSALNYVPTVLILSQDSFYRALQPEEVKQAFNNDYDFDHPNSIDTPLFVKCLMDLKQGKATEIPVYSFEHHRRMPEKKYIYGASVIIVEGIMALQSPELRSLYDLKVFVNCDSDLMLARRIKRDVKERGRDVEGILDQYLRFVKNSYDNFVQPSSRYADVIVPGSSNQLAIELLVTHVKRQLDTRSLRFRRMLAESGEEKAKARSRSSTLVNGETEDKPNVVLLEQTNQLLGIMTILRDRTTEREEFIFHADRLSTIVVEKALTLVHCQPKTVKTPLGLDYEGLASDDTLVGISILRSGGPFSHGLRRVIRDVPIGALLIQSDPKTGEPLLLKSDLPGSIKCRETSSDVKVLLLDSQMGTGAAAMMAIRVLLDHGIKATNIIFLTYLITESAIHSVHRAFPEVQIVTAAIDPELSEMRIPYDPSSLQLGESLGEADFATKTISHPNMNQSANDVGEKPDPRDGLKTEQELSSNQFKIEVKDTDQLKFSRQHRRDHSGGEKRAWVISPGMGHIGDRYYIS; from the exons ATGTCTGGTCATAATGCGGATCACTTACATCCATCATCACGGCCAAAGCTTCAAACGAGGAAGTCCTCAAGAAGCAAGAATATGGTAATGGCTTCACATGGTAGAGCACCATGGTATGGACCTGACGGGAAGAACGTTGAAGCTTATGTGATTGGTATAGCTGGTGGTAGTGCTTCTGGTAAA ACATCCGTAGCACGAGCCATTCTTTCAGCATTAAATTACGTTCCTACCGTTCTTATCTTATCACAAGATTCCTTTTATCGGGCGTTACAACCAGAAGAAGTCAAACAGGCTTTCAATAACGATTATGATTTTG ATCACCCAAACTCAATTGATACTCCTCTTTTCGTTAAG TGCTTGATGGATCTCAAACAAGGTAAAGCCACTGAG ATACCGGTCTACTCCTTTGAGCATCACC GGAGAATGCCAGAAAAGAAGTATATCTATGGAGCGAGTGTCATCATTGT GGAAGGAATCATGGCTTTACAGTCACCAGAATTACGATCATTGTATGATCTGAAGGTGTTTGTG AATTGTGATTCTGATCTGATGTTGGCTCGACGTATAAAAAGGGATGTGAAGGAGAGAGGCAGAGATGTTGAAGGGATCTTGGATCAG TATCTACGGTTCGTCAAGAATAGTTATGACAATTTCGTTCAACCTTCTTCCCGTTATGCGGATGTA ATCGTACCGGGGTCCTCGAATCAACTGGCTATCGAGCTCTTAGTGACTCATGTCAAACGTCAACTCGATACGCGGTCCCTAAGGTTCAGACGGATGTTAGCAGAATctggagaagaaaaagcgAAAGCCAGGTCTAGATCGTCAACCTTAGTCAACGGTGAAACGGAAGATAAGCCCAACGTCGTACTGCTGGAGCAGACTAATCAGCTATTG GGTATTATGACTATACTCAGAGATAGGACAACGGAGAGAGAAGAATTTATCTTTCATGCCGACAGGCTATCTACCATTGTAGTGGAAAAAGCGTTGACTTTAGTCCATTGTCAGCCGAAGACCGTAAAGACGCCTCTAGGATTGGACTACGAAGGCTTAGCGAGTGACGAC ACTCTGGTCGGCATATCAATCCTCCGTTCTGGTGGCCCTTTCTCACATGGTCTTAGAAGGGTGATCCGCGATGTTCCCATCGGAGCGCTGTTGATTCAATCCGACCCAAAGACTGGTGAACCCCTACTGCTGAAGAGCGATCTACCAGGTTCAATAAAATGTAGAGAAACAAGTAGTGATGTAAAGGTATTGTTATTGGATAGTCAGATGGGTACAGGTGCTGCTGCTA TGATGGCTATACGTGTTTTACTGGATCACGGTATAAAAGCAACGAacataatcttcttgacGTACTTGATAACGGAATCAGCTATACATTCCGTACATCGAGCATTCCCAGAAGTACAAATAGTTACAGCTGCTATCGATCCAGAATTATCTGAAATGCGAATCCCATATGATCCGAGTTCATTACAATTAGGTGAATCCTTgggtgaagctgattttgcaacaaaaacaatatcTCATCCAAATATGAATCAATCCGCAAACGATGTAGGAGAAAAACCTGATCCAAGAGATGGGTTAAAGACGGAACAAGAATTATCCTCAAATCAATTTAAGATAGAAGTTAAAGATACAGATCAATTGAAGTTCTCTAGACAACATAGAAGGGATCATAGTGGTGGTGAAAAGAGAGCTTGGGTAATTTCACCTG GTATGGGTCATATCGGAGATAGATATTACATTTCATAA